The DNA segment GGCATGTCCACTTTTGGTGGCCGATATGCGAAAGATCGCTTCCAAGATTGATCCAAAGAAATTAAAAGAAACCACAATGGTATTGGTTTCCATTGATCCGGAAAACGATACTCCTGAAGTTTTAAAGGAATATGGCCAACAGCAGAAAATGGACGGCGAGCCTTGGCTTTTCCTCAGAAGTGATAAAGAGTCGGTACGTGAACTGGCCAATGTTCTGGCAGTGAAGTACAAGAAAATTTCGCCAATCGTTTTCTCACACTCCAATATCATTAGCGTCTTTAATAAAAATGGAGAAATGGTAGACCAAGCAGAAGGAACCGTAAATTCTGAAAAAGTTGCCAATACAGTAAATGGTCTGAATTAAAATAACACTAACTCAACCATCCAGGCCTGCGAAAGAAATTTTGCAGGTTTTTTTATCTATTTTTTATTTGCCTAAATTATCTTTAAAATCATCTATTCGCCAATCCGTCAATGCATTCCCTTTTTCTATTTTTTCTTTTGAATAGAGTTTAAAATCATTTTCGGTTTTTTCTAAAAGGTAATCATAAGGTCCTACGCCCGATATTAATTTAACCAAAACCGGAGCAATTTCCAGCGCGATGAAAAGCCCCATGATAAAAGCAGCTGCAACTCCAATAATCGCAGAATTTTTTCCAAGCTCATCTAATGCCTGTAATCTTGCGGCAAATCCATTGAATTGATCTTCGAAGGTTTCTGTTTTACCTCTTTCTTTTTCTATATTGGTGTATACTTTAGACACTTCTTTATCCAAATATTCTATTCTTGGAGCAATCTGTTTCTGATAACTTTCTAAATCCTGACGGCGTTGCTCCTTCAATTCTACTTTCCTTTTCGCGTTTGTTCCGAATCCTACTTTTCCACTGGTCAAACCACTTTGCTTTCCTAAAATTTCTTTTTCTAATTCCACGGCAGCCGAATCATAAGACTTTTGATACTCTGCTATTTTACTTTGGATTTCTTTTTTCTCAGTATCAAAAGGTCCGGTCTGCTGCAAGATCCTACCATTCATTTCCGTTTGCAACTGGGTTTTATTTCGCTGAATAATCGTGTTCAGTTGTTTATTTACTTCCTTTTCGAAAATCTTTAATTCTAACGGTTTGGAAATTATAATTCCTAGAAAA comes from the Chryseobacterium sp. SNU WT5 genome and includes:
- a CDS encoding SCO family protein, yielding MKNLILLVFSAVFFISCSKTEKTQTAKKENPAASIFLLDSKWQNQDGKELQLKDLQGKNLVMVMIFTSCKTACPLLVADMRKIASKIDPKKLKETTMVLVSIDPENDTPEVLKEYGQQQKMDGEPWLFLRSDKESVRELANVLAVKYKKISPIVFSHSNIISVFNKNGEMVDQAEGTVNSEKVANTVNGLN
- a CDS encoding DUF4407 domain-containing protein translates to MKTPQINPLNHVNHSMNWFQQFLMICSGGNIHILRKTPSEWNKFAGIGGIVLFTAVFATLSAGYAMFTVFDNLWISVTFALVWGLMIFNLDRYIVSSIKKTGTWWNQILMTIPRLILAAFLGIIISKPLELKIFEKEVNKQLNTIIQRNKTQLQTEMNGRILQQTGPFDTEKKEIQSKIAEYQKSYDSAAVELEKEILGKQSGLTSGKVGFGTNAKRKVELKEQRRQDLESYQKQIAPRIEYLDKEVSKVYTNIEKERGKTETFEDQFNGFAARLQALDELGKNSAIIGVAAAFIMGLFIALEIAPVLVKLISGVGPYDYLLEKTENDFKLYSKEKIEKGNALTDWRIDDFKDNLGK